ACGGAAAATCCGCCGCGCGCAACACCGCCCCGCTGGAATACGACCCCGGGCTCAATTCAAACAACGCCTGGCAGGCGATTCCTTGATTGTCCCGCTCATAACACCAGATGCTGACGCGTTCAACCCCAAGTGTCCTGGCCGCGATTTGAGTGACCTCGCGCCTGATATCTGCGGCGCCGTCGCGGCGCAAGGCGCAAACGCGCGTCAACTCCATCAGAGCGGCCTCTTGACGGGAATAACGTTCATTGGTTGCGCGCAAGTCTTCTTGCACCCGCTTGCGCTCGGTGATGTCCTGAACCAGCGATACGATGCGCTGTTCGCCGTCCAACTCAATCAACTCGGTATTGATTAATACGGTCTTGCTGCCACCGTCACGCATGCGGGCTTGCAATTCCAAATCACGCAATGTTTCGCCGGCAAGCAACGACTTGGCCTGATTGCGATCCGCCGCCGCACTCCAAAGCCCCAGTTCGACAGCATTGTGGCCGATCAATTCCTGCGGCGAGTATCCCGTGATCCGGCAAAAGCTTTCGTTGACCTCCAGATATTCCCCCGTTTCCATTTTCGTAATGGCAATGCCGCTGGGGTTTGATCGAAAGGCCTTTGAGAACTTTTCTTCGTTCTCCCGCAGTTTCCTCACCTCGTCACGGCGGATTGCAAAATTCACGATCAACACAACCGCGCTGATGGCGGCCAGCACAATCACGACCGCCTCACCCCAATACAGGTGGTGGATGCTGTTGTGCATGTAATTCGCGTAGATGATGCTGTTCTCGTGATTGTATTTGAGCAGCGCTTCGGCGGATCCAATCACAGCGACGTAAGCCGGAACCAGGCTGTTCTCAAGGAAGGCGGCGCTTCCATTCCGGTCACCGGCCACAATCAGCGACTCATAAGTCAGCCTCTGGCGGCGGTATTCCTCATACTGACTTGTCACCCGATCGAGCAGGGCTCGATCCTCCCCGGGGTTAATTTTTATTGTGGCATGGTATTGCTCAACAGCACTAGCGAAGGCCAAGTCAGAGTCATGCGCGATTTTAAGGCTCGCATCACGGGATTGTGCCGTCTGCGCGGAAGCCGCCACCATCACCCAACCAATACCGCGGGACATGGCCATCCGCATCTTGTGAGCGGCGATCGTCCCGGGCACTGTGTCCGTGACAATCAAATCGCTGCCACGCTGTACTTGCTGTCCGCTGAAGTAAGCGATCGCCGCCATGGCGAGGAACAATCCCACAATCGCAATGCCCGCCAACCGTATCTGCAGCGATGCGTCTTGCCGACTCTTCATATGACCGGGTTCATATTTTGATCCAACTGGTGTGTTAATATAAGACTGCCATGTATGTTATCTTTTGATTCTTGTTTTGTCCATTCGGAGTTTGAGTGGAGCCTTGACTAACCCGGATGTTTCGCACGCTGCTAAAAACCGCCGCAAAGTGTCCGAGCGCCAAAACGGGGCGGGAACAGGGGCGTAACGGACATCCGGGTTAATAGCCTGCATAGGCCCTGTGCGAGTCTTTCTACCGTTGAGCGACAGCACCAATACGTCGATCATCAAAATGGGCATGGAATATGCAGGCTAAAACAAGCGCCAAACTGAGCCAGACAATCCAGTCCCCCCAAAGCTCATAAAATGTTGTCCGAACGCGCGGGATGCCCAGATCCCCCTTCTTGTAGCCGGAAATATAGGTCGAACCCGTCGCGTCATCCTTCAATATATTCGTCACCACGCCCTTTTCCGAGATCGCGGCCGTAACCCCGGAATTTGTCACGCGCAGCATCGGCCTGCGATGCTCGATGGTCCGGAACACCGCGTTGGCCAGGTGCTGGCGGGATTGGGCCGAGCGGTTGAACCAGCCGTCATTGGTGATGTTGATGAACAAGTCCGGTTGTTGCCGTGCAAATGCGGTGGCCGCCTGCGGCAGCGCGTCTTCAAAACAAATCAAAGGAGCTATCTTCAGGGCTGGGCGGTTGAGGTACAGCAATGCGGCTTCCGTTCCCGGAGAAAAATCCATGCCCAGCGGCGTAAGCTTCCGGATGATCGGAAACACATCGGCCAGGGGCGTGTATTCGCCAAATATCACAAGATGGTTTTTGGAATAGATTCCGGGCCTGGCCACCCCCGGATTGAACAAAAAGGCGCTGTTATACACCTTGCCCCCCGCAAAATAATTGGACCCAAACAACCAGGACTCGCCGCGGTCAACCGTGAGCGACTTGAGCAGGTCGTTGAAACCAGGGTCGGCATAAATCTCCTCCGGCACCGGTGTTTCCGGCCAGATGACAAGATCGACCCGGCCTGATGCGCCCGGGTCCGACAATCCGGAGATGCTGAGCACCTGCAACTTGGCCATGGCTTCGCGCATGGAGACACCCCTGCCCCAGGGGTCCTGGGGCAGATTCGGCTGGATCGCCAGATAATGCAAAGTCACGGGATAGTCGGGTTTTTCGAGCACGACTTTGACTCCAAAAATAAAACTCAGTGCGGCCAGGCCCATGGCCAGTGTGAATTCCCAGCGGTTTTTGAGCGTCGGCTCGCGTTTGATCTCCTTCAACATGCGCGCAAGAGTCAGTGCGATGGAGAGGCTGACAAACGCCACAAGCCATGAAAGCAGCAGCACGCCGCCCAA
Above is a window of Candidatus Methylacidiphilales bacterium DNA encoding:
- the lnt gene encoding apolipoprotein N-acyltransferase, whose amino-acid sequence is MILPRPRWIVLLCAVASGLLLTAGYAPFSQAWCGWIALGPMSLGLMYGARSWRAALVAGYVSGAVHFGTSLFWINEVTTLGWFALTLYLGLYPALWALVWWLYVQRARHRLTSVLNISRALFGASAWVLLEWIRGWLFSGFPWNDLGVTQHEVIGIIQIAELGGVLLLSWLVAFVSLSIALTLARMLKEIKREPTLKNRWEFTLAMGLAALSFIFGVKVVLEKPDYPVTLHYLAIQPNLPQDPWGRGVSMREAMAKLQVLSISGLSDPGASGRVDLVIWPETPVPEEIYADPGFNDLLKSLTVDRGESWLFGSNYFAGGKVYNSAFLFNPGVARPGIYSKNHLVIFGEYTPLADVFPIIRKLTPLGMDFSPGTEAALLYLNRPALKIAPLICFEDALPQAATAFARQQPDLFINITNDGWFNRSAQSRQHLANAVFRTIEHRRPMLRVTNSGVTAAISEKGVVTNILKDDATGSTYISGYKKGDLGIPRVRTTFYELWGDWIVWLSLALVLACIFHAHFDDRRIGAVAQR